In Phoenix dactylifera cultivar Barhee BC4 chromosome 1, palm_55x_up_171113_PBpolish2nd_filt_p, whole genome shotgun sequence, the genomic stretch ACCCTCATGTCGTGTTTCATATGATCTTGTGTCTTCATACAAATTTGCGTGGTATCGCAAATGAGGTATGCTTTTATATTCCGTCCCAGTAAATATTAGGCCCAAGCCTCACATTTATTGTAGAACAGTTATAGAATGGAACAGATATGGTAGAACCAAAGGAAATCTTAAGCATCATGTATAAATACACACGCACCCacactcacacacacacacacacacatgcatacatattatTTATAAAGCAGAAGAATGCTTTCAGACATATCAACTTTGGCCATGTATGCTTTTCAGAAAGAACTACTGGGTGAGTAATGGTTTTAGCAAATCCATGTATACCTTCACTTTTCCCACGTGTAGCAGCAGTTAATCGTATATTTAATCATACCAAAATTTGTTAGGAGGTATATCTTAGAAACATCAACTGACTGAGCAAGGATTGTCTCTTGGTCTTGTATGTCTTGCCATATCATTTGATGCATCCTTTCATCCTCCAAATCTCATTTTCAAAAGAGAAATAAGCTTGAAATGATAATATAGAGAGcatatgaaatttttacatgacCAGTTACTGCAACATGGCAGCAGAGAAATTACATAAACCTTCATCACTAAAAAAAAGTACCCATCACCCGTCTTCTATCATGGATACAGCTCAACTACCTATATTAATCTTAAGCCCCTTTTATGTGTGCtgtttaataaagtaagcacaagTTAAACAATATAGATTGGTTGTGATATATTGCTGGGTGTGGCAATAGGTCAAGTGATGAGGGCAGTCACACGCTTGCTAGCAAAATATCAGTATGATCTCATGGTGAAGGCTTGTTacaacacacacacatgcatacaaacaTATCATATGAGGCATCAAAAACTGTCCTTTGTTCTAATGGTTATAAAGTTTACTTGTCCAAATAAATTGTTTACTGTACAAATTAATGAGGAGAATTCAGTGATAGCTAATGCAGGTTTTTGGCAATGTCACCAGATTTATGAAGTTTAGGACCAAACTACTTATTCACTCTAGAAATGTacccattcttcttcttcttcgcaaGCAAAGTGGTATGTACCACAGATTCCTCAATGTCATATCTCAAACCAGATCATAAAGTTGAGAGctaatcaacacaaaatactttatttttctaaataacACATTCACTATGTGTTTTTAGACATTATAACGGAGTCATCTATCAAGTTACAAAAAGGTTATGAAGCAGTGTCTTTCTTCGCAAGTCTACATCCAGATAGAAGCTTTCATCTGCCATCATGACACTCTTCCAGCACACCTTAGCTGCTTTAGAGTTGGACTACGACAGTTCAACTAGACCAGGACAATGGCACATGATCGAGTACTATAGTTTGGCAATTGACAAAACCTACACGTTTAAACTTCACTAACATATATAGCTAAACATGATTTTGGATGCTATCTTCTTTAAGAGTTCTTTTTCTTGAACAGAACATGAGATAATTTTGTTTATGAACAATGCATGTGcaaaattataaagaaaagcaaaaatatgtataagtttcatatatctttcatatttttcctaCTACTTTCGAGACATAAAAGCTTTCGTAAAAAGAACATTACCCGAAACATTTCAAAACTTGATTAGAATAATCAAATGTAGTTTTTCGTACTTAAGATTTTGCTTTAGTCTACCTTTAGGGAAATGAAGCAAGTATAACTCTTCATGACTATGCTGCTTCCTTGAGCAAGAATTGTATGCAAAACAAAGGCCACAGTTGTAATCAATCAGATCTATCATCAATATAGTTTTTTCACCGTAAAGATGAATATCACTCATTAAGAAGAACTCGGAGCAGATACTTATTTCACATGAAACCTAATCATGAACGAGATATAATAATGACAAAAAAGAGAGATCAATATATATGGactatttttttaatacaaaaaAAGATGATCTAATTTTACTCATATTATCTCGATCTATTTCTTTCCCAAACCTCTTTGATATCTATGTTGATCTATCAAGAGACTCCTCATTTTTATGAAGGTtcgttttctctctctttctttatatatatctcttttttattttgtaatgGGAGGAGTGGGGGAGGAATTATTAAAACACAGAAAAGGAACTTCACTTCATAGTCATCATAAGATTATAGATGAACTACAAATTACATCTTAAAATCAGATTTTCATGTCGGAAGAATCAATGAAGAAATTATATAGCAAAGTCATACAAACAGATTTAGTACTAGATCAACAATAATTAAGTATAGAAGTTTGATTAAATAGCCAAGTACCCATGTTGGCTAACTGAAAAAATGAATTACCATTTTGTTCTCTCTTCTAGGTACGCGGAATGAACTATATCAATTTGTCCTGTTACACATTTAATTGTATCATATAGTACTAAGACAAAAAAAATGCCTTCTCATTctataaattgatttttttacTCTGTAAGAGGTAAGCAAAAATTGTTGTAGGAAAGACACTTATGTACACCCTACAGGCAagtaaataaaatcaatttaatTCATCTAGTTTTATGAATTAAAAATTGCTTCATGCTAACTTgcatattattgaaaagaaattttctgATCATCTAAACCTCCATGGATCATAGAATGAATTATTATCACATCACATCAATTTATGGATAACAAAATATGCAATCTTTTATGTTTGGCATTATTAAGTTTAAGTTGCTTTAGAAAAGGTTCAAACTCATATACTACTatgagtaataagaaacaaactaaATGCATAAGACATTCTTCAAAAAAGTGGATAGAATGaaattagaaaaattatgaaaaaagaTAAATACATATGTACATTTAAAGTTCTGTGATGTTGTAATCACCACTCATATCTCACAAAGTCACAAGGAATGCTGAAAGAACTTTGGGAAATGCTAGACTAAAATAGTTATTTAATATGGGTTGAAATAATTGTTACTAATCAACTCTTGACAAGGTAAATTTGTTACTTATTCtccttcatagctttatttcttaaggACATTATCGATAGATCATAACTATAGGTAAAATTGAGGTACAACATCTGAAAAGGATGATTAAAAGATATATAAAAGATGTTTTTTTGTGGTTAGAGGTCAGATTACTATACTTGAGATTTTTATCGCTTTTTCTTAAGGCAAAAGGAATTATAACTTATGATTGGAGAAGTCTAATTAGAATTATCACTGTTATAATAGATGGTTATCAAGGATGACTAGAATTGCAGTTTGAGCCGAAGACTAATGCTAAAAATAACATCTAACAATAAGTTTTTAGGTCAATCTCAATGGACTAACAGAGTTGAAAAAGAAGGTTTTGGTAATTAGATGTAGGGGCTGGAAATTGATAGTCTACAGTGGTGattctttcatttgaaatttgtttgaAAGAAGTATAGCATAATAAATATATTCACGAGAGaattttaactaggtgatgtaGAGGTATTGttctgaatgttttgtatcattGTTGGAGGTCCTTGAGACTTGAAAAGTTATACAAAGTTCATTGTGCACTGAAAAATAAGTATATCAATGCAAAAGCAGCAGGACTAGATTATACACAGAGAAATGAACAATACGGTAGCAAACTTTAATAAGAGGAGCTTGTATTTGTGTCCAGCAATCAGAAGATGCTAATGGAAAACCGAGAAAGAGAAAATCAgtgaaatttaaataagaagattaacaaaggattttttttctaatgGTAGGAGAAAAATTCCCAAACTCAACCTAGCTTGACAATCATTGTTAGAGGTCATTGAGACTTGAAGAAGAGTTTTACAAAGTTAACTGTGTACTAAAAAATAAGTATATCAATGCAAAAGTAGCATTACTAGATTATAAACATAGAGAAATGAACAGGATAGTGAGCTTATATTTGTCTCTAGCAATCAGGAGATGCTAATGGAAAACCTAGAAAGAGAAAATATAGTGACATTTgaaaaagaagattaaaaaagGATTTTCTAATGCTAGGAGAAAAATTCCAAAACCTCGGCCTAGCTTAACAAGATGTTATAAATTGGTAATGATTTATAGTCATTTGAACATTTTATACACATGCATACTCGTATATCCGTATGGAGTATGTTTTGAAATCCAAATCCTTACTGAATTTATGGTGTAGAGGAATATATATTGGATTACTAAAGGATAAATAAAACAATGATGTATACCTCTTAAACTTGTAAGTGGAGCATGACATAAACCAGCTACACTTATGGAATGTATAAAATTGTAAGAAATTATGGAAATGacggttatatatatatatatatatatatatagaacaaACCTTAATATTCAAGAAGATGTATCATGAATATCACTAGCGAGATGcatgtaaaaagaaaaaaaatgagtaTACATACAGGACAAAGTACTTGATAACGGAGAGGCAAACCACAAGAAATCTTGAGGAGCTCAGATACAAATTTTAAGGTCTTATAAATCTTGATCTATAATAGACTAAAGTGCTAAAGTGAAAGTTAGAACAATAAATTGAAAGTCTTTAGGATGCATGCTCGTAGTAAAATGTTGCTATAGTATCATTCACATGACCACTAAGATCTACTAGAATAATTGTATAGCTCTAAGATTTAGTAGACATCATCTCCTTAGGAATTGGTGTGGACATATACAAACCTTATGTGATATAATGGATAACAATATTTTAGAATGTCTGAATTACATCTGAAAATTTTCCTCCCAACGTTTATGCACatcttcttttctattgtttttaTAAGTTAGTAAAAATCACTGATACCAAAGGTCATGCATATAGCATATAGACCGATGATGCAATTGATAGAAGAGTCAGAAGGGTGGAAGACTGAAAGCGTGACACTTTCTTCGACCTCATTTATGGAAAAAAAGCAACATATTAACATTAATAAACTAATTTTGGAAATGAAAGTACCTATGTATTAAGGTGCTGTTGATGGGTTCAGAGTGCAAACATTTTATCTTTCTTCAAAGAATACTAtttcattatattttttttcaaagtatACCATTTAATAAATCATCAAGAAGTGTGCGTGCCCATGCACACCTGTTTGTCTTGTGTCTAGTCATCACTATATCCTTTAGAAAATTTGCTGTGAGATGCCATACGTAGTTTTCTTCTCATAGAAGTCAATATTTAAGAAGTTTAAAGTGAAGTGCATGGAGGTCAAGGATAGTTTATTCATAGTTAAATTTTTTCAGCAAGTGTCATGTGAATAACAATTTTTGCAAGTAAATCTGTtcctataagagttttcttcttCCATATGGCCCCTTTTTAAGCTGTTTATTGATAGTAGATTTCTCTCCTTTTAAGCACTTGTGTTCTTTATTCTATGCTATTACAATTTCTGATAGCTAATGATATTGGTCTACTTGAAGTAGATTGCTTCAAATATATGATACAATGTTTATGATTCCGGAAGAGTCTCAACATTTTTATCAAAGTGCCAACCATTATTTCTATTAAGCCCAATTACCATTTAATTTGATGATAATCAATCTGATGTTTGATTAATAATATAAAGTTCAACTCATACATCTTCAAGGAACAGACTAATAGAAAGCACATGTACATGGACAGTTTTTATAACATAGTGCATGAATAATAAACAGTAGTATAAGATTTGATAATAAAATCACATGAAAGTTTCATAACATTCTACATAATTTCAGTAAGTCATACGAGTATCAGTTATGAGATTTCATTGTGAGGAGGAAGGATAAAAGTTTTCTCATGGTGAGTTTATAAGAACATAGTTCAAATCAAATAATCTCATGCAATAGATCTATGGTTGAGGACACATTAAACCATTTCTCTCATTCTATTTCTAATATGTATATCCCTGAAGCTTTTCAAATGATAATAGCATCAAAAGTGCATAAAGAGGGTCAGTTTTCAAGTTATTCAAAAGCCATTACAAACGACTGTTTGATCCGTATTGGCTATTATCCTTTTATTTTCACATAAAATTGTGAGATTCTTGAAAATACAGGCTATGGAGCAACCTTAGGAACTGGAACACTTTTCTTGCCAATGAACCCCAAGAAAAACTCATGTTTCAGTTCACCTTTGTTGAGAAACTAGCTTGGATTTGCTCAACCAGAAAGTACTAGTTCCTGTAGCACTGAGGCTTGGCCTTGAATCACTAGGTTTCagcttgttttgttttgtttcgttctcttttttttttttttttttcagaacagATTGTAGCTTGCTTTGCTCCAACATAAATAGCGACCAGAAAAGGATTATAGCCAAGAGAACTATATAGTTTCAAACAAATGTAAATAAAATGGCATAACTGACATTAATTATAAAGTTCTTTCCAGAATATCCTTCACAAATTTCTGCATAAACCTCAAGGATCAAATTTACAGTCAGTTTGTGCTTAATTTGAAACTGACAGCAAGAATTCCATGATCTCTTCAAGTAAATGCCGGAGTGTCACAAAGTATTTTAATGTCTCTAACTTTGTTTGTACAGCTGAATCCTTTCTATTGCTATATGACCAGAGCTCCTCCGTTCTAATTCACTCAATTTAACTAAAACCCCTTTTTGAACAGCATAACCTGGTTTGATTCAATTTGGTTATAGCCTTACCACAGTTAAAACGAAGTATCTTCGAACAGATTTTCTCAAATAATTCATGTTGAGCATTGGGGTTTCACCAAATATCAAACATAAAACTCCTGGTCATTCTATTTCGGAAAGCCTTCCATTTATCTATGAAACTTCCACTTACATTTGTATTCCTAGAGAGGCCTTGATCCAATGGTTCGCATGGAGGAAATCTCCGGTGgactggaagaagaaaaggTAAGCTATCCACGTTTGACTAAGCTTGTGCGAAAGTTAGTTCATGCGGAGATTTTtagtggctgaaaagagaggaggtaAGCTATCTCTATCTACTACCTATGCTTTAGCTAAAGTCAGCTACACTGAAAGCATTCTTCTGCAGAAAAGCCAGACGTAGTATCTAGATGTGGTTCATATTTCACTCATCACAGCATGTTTACCAAAATGCATGTGGCTTCATATGCCAATCTATGTTCACTTGCTGCAGGCAAGGACTAAAGCCTTAGGAATACCAAAAGACAGAACGGTGTGCCTCCAATTTGCAGTGGACACAAGGACCAGGATGGATCCAACCCTGCCCAAAGGGTTCACAGGGAATGCCTACGTGCTCTCCTCCATCTCATGCACCAGTGGAGAACTCGAAAGGGAAACCCTGGCAACAATCATTGAGAAGATAAAGGAGGCAAAGCAATCTGTGAACAATGACTACGTGGGAGCCTATCTGGAGGCGCTCGAGGCTCCACAAGGAGTGCTCCCTCCGCTGCCTGAGCTCACGATGGTCTCGGACTGGACAAGAACTCCCTACCACAAGGTGGATTTTGGGCTCGGAGATGCAATCTATGTGTCGCCATTGGCTTCTCCTTTCCAACAGGTTGCCTACTTCATGCAGAGTCCGAATGATGGAGGAGGGATTGAAGTCAGAATTGGTTTACTTCAGAAGCATGTCCCTGCTTTCTCTCACTATTTCCTGGATAAGTTGTAATAAGTTTAATTATAGGTCTTTAAACCAAAGGGCCAACCTATATATACTTTTCAAGGGCTATAAACGCTAGTATAAATATATTTGTGTCATGGATGACGTTCCTTTACTAAGTTTCTGACCATGGATAACAAAATGAAAATACTTTTCTTGGGTAATTCTGCTAGGTTATTGCTGTCATATTAAAGTTTGTTTTTATTAACGTTGTGCATGAATCTGAGCTAAGATTATCTGAGTACATTACACAGTTTATCTACAATTCTGACAAGGGACAAAAATTAGGAATGCTTCTCGAAAAGATTAATCCTTTAAAAATATTGTAGGCAATCCTTCTGGGCATGACTATGACAGTCATGTCAATTTGGCTACATAGTCCCGATCCAAGGACTAAAATCCGGAATATGTATGATCCCTGACCTTGATAATCTTTATCATACCGAGATGGGAATATGTTCGCCATCAAATTTCGATTTACAGTTCAATGTTGAAATGGGCTTATGACCAAACAGCAGGCAAATCCAATGGTGTGgggattttttttggttttaagGAAAGGGGTTAGAAGGTCGAACCTGAACATTAGAAATGGTTAAAGGATGacattttttttccaatatGCTATTCTTTAGTGTTAGTGGAactaattgcaattggattagtTCCAACAAGTAAAAACACACTATTTGATGCACTTGAATGAATATTCATATGTGATTGTTTACAAATTGAGAATTAGTAATAAGCATTCTAAAAGGCCACTTAATTAAGGCGATGCTAATCTATTTACCATCCCAAGTTCATAAGTAAAACAGTAATATTTCAATTTACCTTCACAAGTTCATAAATAAAACAGTATCATGCATAAGCCTAACACACTTAAAGTTTCTAATATATTGCCGTCAAAATTAATCACATGCAGCCAGAGAAGTGGAATAACAGAAGCAGATAGTCTTATCACTTTAATTCGTCAGTCTGCATACTAAAATTTTCTGGTGGCTAAGATAGATAGCAAATTAATTTTGGTTCTTTGGCTTAATGTTAGTGACTAATACAAAGGGCGACAGCTTCTTGAAGACCGCTTTAGATGTTCTCTACCTGGTTGACACCTTTACTTTTCATTATCACCACGTTACTTGCTCATAATGTCGTTAATATACAAATTAGAAAGGAGCATCTGATCACATTTAGTGAGGAATATAACTCCAGATTTAACTAAAATAAATAACTGTATTAGATGTTGATGAAAAGGTCAAGCTGCTAGTAAAATTACATTACTAAAAATCACCATACTACAGAGGCAATCCAGCTACTGAGTTTAGTGGTAAAATAAACATCAATCAGCGCCAACTAAATCACAAGTAGAGAAGAGCAAGATATTATAAGCTCGGGCTGCAGAGATTGGCTGCAGCATAAATACAGAGCATATTAGATTTGACATCGGCCAACCTAAGGCATGCATCTACATTTCTCCAGGAGTAAGAACATAATATTACAAACGCTTTTAGTGCCGTTCgtcatcaaaaatataaatagaCATTACAGTTCATCGCTATTGAAGAAACACCTGATATGGTTACAAAGAGCAAGTAGCGGAAAATTTTACTAAACCACAAGTCATGCATCTTGCCAGCCCAGTTGACGGGCCCGCCTTTCCCAGAGTGCCGTGATCTTCTTCTCTTTAGTCAGCCCTGCCTCAGCCCGCTCTCTGGCCTCCTCACATATCTCTGTTGCAGCATTGCACTTCTCAGCCTCTTTTTGATACTGAGAAGCCATTCTTTTTGCTTCAACAACGGTGGCATTCTTGTGATGAGTATGCTCTTCAGCAACAACCTCCTGCAGCTTCAGCTCCTCCGTGAGGAGATCCACAAACTGCTTCTCCATCTCCTTGTTGAGCTCCGGATCATGTTTCCCACAATCTGTCATGTGAAATGGTGTATCCACCAGCAAGTTTGATAAGAACAAAGAACATCACAGTGCTGGATTATAGTGTAAACAGAGCCGGCAATACAAAATAGAAGGTGAAGGGGCAATGACAGGGTCAACGACAATGAAGCAGTGACCTCATGTTGATAAACATACTCTCTGATATCGCATGCATGGATTGTGAACATAAAGCCTTTACGCAACTGCAGAGGCAGTGCATGGAGGTTGGAGCTTGCAGATTCTACAATCCCATGGTTTTTCAGATGCCACAGTTCACTTTAAAACAAATGATGGGATACCATATATTGATGCCAAAGGAGAGTGCAACTCAACAAACATTTCAAGTGAAGTTCCCATCCATAAATGGAATATCATATTAATATCACAAATGGGTATCCAAACACCTTCATGATGCTTAGATACAATGAAATTtgactatttttaatttttagatacTACATTGCTTCACACATCACATGTATATACATGCAATccacaaacacaatgcaaaccAAGCGCACAATTTTATTACTTACCATTGCTGGAGTACAGAAGAACCATTCTCCGTTGGCATACAAAGAAAGGTTTTCTCAGAACGGTGGGTCATATATGTGTACGCGCAGATCCATTATTTCATTTGCAAGGCAAACTATGTTTCACATAAGTCTTTTTATGATTTTGTTCCTCTAAATACTACACATTcaaatttatcttttctttttccccttcACAGATAATTCTTCCATGCTCAGCTTCAGGGACGGGCAAATTTTGGTAATAAAAAGAGACTTTTCTTGAAAATTAATCATCTAATCCTACCGACCATCAAATTTTCCTTTGTGAGTCAACTGTCACAATGATCTCATTAAAGAAATGATGAAGCAAGCTTTAACATATATGGCCCCCATTAGCATCTGGTTCCATCTTTCTTTCATTAGTTAAGCCACCTTTTTCTAAGAAGGATCTTTAGAACATTTGCAATCGACATGCCAAGAGAAGACAAAGATGAACTCCCGAGACCTCACCAAAAAGGCCACCTAGAAAGTATTATCTCGGTTTCTTAGTCTAGTataagtatcccagatcttccCAGcacaaaactaatgtaagacTAAACATATGCCCATACAAGTTTTCACATACTCTCCTCGTTTAAGTCCTAGTATCCTTGCTAGACTACTTCTCTCGTTTAAATCCTAGCGTCCTAAtgtccaaatccattcaaatccaatAATAAGCAATATTATCAGCTCATGGTTAGCCCTAATGAACCCATGCTGCAATGTGCCCCAGTTTCCATAGGCCATGGATTGGATCCACTTTGATATCACTTGTAACGACCAAGGACCTCccccaaaaagactagccagaaggtattatttgagctctttgtttctgtataagtacccaagatctttcTAGTGTATAACCAATGTAGGACCAAACATGCCCGTATAGATCCTCACGTAATAGTGTATAAGCTAGAATTCGAACAAGTGATCTGCTCTTTGAATACCAAGCCTGAAACCACCGGGCTAGAATCACTCAGCCCTCCATGCGGTAAATACAATGAGGTGATATCTTAATGAATAACACATcatgaattcatgcatccaCAGATACATAGGCATATGTAAACACATAGGAATATAAAGTATAAAACAATATTCTGAGGCCTTACCGGAACTCTTTGATGCAATTTGTGTGGAATTCAACTGCAGAAAAATGAAGCACAAGTACAATATGTATGAGCGCTAAACTACTAACCATAAAGCAACTTACCCATCTTATGTGGCAAAGACTAGCAGACTAAGGCAGGGATGCATGATCTTTCATTCTCTTATAGCAAGGAGATGGATTTTTTAAAATGCCAATGCTAGAGAATATGTTTTACCTTCCAAAATTTGCATATCAGATGTAGAGCATGTCAGATGCTCTAATGTCAAGAAAATACAAGGAAAATAAGAGCAAAACTGGCAggaataagaaagaaaaaggactaATACCAGATAAGTGAAGGACTAATACCAGATAAGTGAAAAGAGATGCATGAATTAAGCATCATATCTAACTTCTTCGAAAACACAGGCACACACTTATATGCATATTTCTACACTTCTTTAAAAGCATAGACACACGCATATATACACAGCACGCACGTgactgtgagagagagagagagagagagagagagagagagagagagagattcttcATGGGATGAGTTTAAACCTGTAATTGAGAGGTTTATCAATCCtgcaaaagaacaaaaattcAATAAGTCACTGCTTGGAATGACTAAGCAAAATGCAGTAATCATATAACTTACAAGAATCAAGAAGATACAAGCGCAGTTATACTGACTCACAGTTTGCAGGAAAAGTAAGCTCCTTTCAGAGGATACTATAATACAACATTAACACAGTTCCAATTGTACTGGATTTTATAAACCAAAGAATTTATCATACAGTTATCATATACGAAACCTTTATCTTACTCATGAATATTGGACTTATCAATGAAATAGGGGAAAAAGGGAGAGATATTCCTTTTTAGTGAGATAGCTCCTACTGCCTTAATAGGAAGACCAGTTCAAGATGCAAGGGCAAAAGGAAAGCcacaaaggagaaagaaaaataaaagaaaccaatATAGATAAGAAACCACAAAGGCAAAAGACTGGGTTCCTGAACACTGGGAGCCAGTTGCAATGTTCAATTCAAGATGTTTGATGTGAATTCATATGCACACTCACACACAAAGAAATCCAGATGTCAATTTTCTTTCTAAAACATCACAAAAACCATGATGTCTAAATCAATCCTCTCTAACCTAGCTATAGTTGTCAGAAGGAATTTGTTAGACAGCATATCTCCTCAAAGCCAATGTCCTGCAGCAAGGCCCTGTCACTTGCATCTGTTTGCAATCTATTCCTTCCAAGGGATTGAACAAAGAAATAAGATAATACGCTGATCTTCACCACTCAacagaaaagggagaaaaaagatTTGGGCAAAAGAGGCTAACATCAACATCTAATCTGAAGATCCATAGTTAAAGTTCTCGGCATTTCCTAGAAAATTTTCCAGCAAGAGACGAACATGCTGTAGGAAGGTACTTTATAAAGTAACAAGTTCCATTTTCCAGGGTTTCCTTCtccgaaaaaggaaaaaggttgTTGGAAAAAAGGGAGCAACGTGCATCGTCAATAAAATCTGTTCTACCTTTTTTTTCACCATCCTAAACTATGAATCTCTTCAATGCCACACTCCCAATATCGCAGTATCATAGACAAATTGACATGTGACCTACTTGCTTCCTGTTTgatctaaaatatttttctcaGCTCGTGTGGTATGGTTTTAGGATATCTTGAGGCAGTAACACGTATAGAGACACGGGAAGGAAATCATATTACTAAGTGAAATTCTCACAGGAAAGTAAAACAATCCAATTGAAAAGGTAAAATAACTAATTTGCAAGAAATTACCGTGTCTCTAGATCTAGCTACCCATTCCAACATTAACGAACAATAGCTAATTAATAGGAAAGATTGGAGCTTTTTTATCCATCTTCCTTGTCCAACAAGATCAATCATCATCAAACCCAAGATCGCATAACGAATAATAACCTAAATTCATT encodes the following:
- the LOC103707338 gene encoding uncharacterized protein LOC103707338, with protein sequence MSGGSRRSGACVKCCLVLFAVASALCVSGPALYWRYKKGFGGGISSHSSSACAPCVCDCPPPLSLHKIAPGLINLSITDCGKHDPELNKEMEKQFVDLLTEELKLQEVVAEEHTHHKNATVVEAKRMASQYQKEAEKCNAATEICEEARERAEAGLTKEKKITALWERRARQLGWQDA